The Haloarchaeobius sp. HME9146 DNA segment TCCACGGTGAAGTCCGCCTCCATCGACGATTCGGCGTCGAGCCAGGCGATGGTCTCCTGGGCGATGCGGTAGTACTCCTTGCGGGTCCTGACGTAGTCGCCGAGGTGGCAGAACTTCGACCCGAGGTGGTAGCGGTTGTCCGAGTTGACCACGTACCCGTACTCGGCGAGGGTCGTGAGGTGGCTGTGTACCGTGCTCTTCGCCAGCCCCGTCGCCTCCACGAGCTCGGCCATCGTCGCCCCTTCGAATTCGAGGATTTGTTCGATGAGCTCTAACGAAACCGCGGTCGTCTTGAGCCCGTGCCCCGCGTCGCGTTCACCCATGGGTAGAATCTATCGGCCGAGGTTAAAGATGTACTCCCGCGATGTCCGCGTGAACCGTTCCGGTCAGTCGAACGTTTTTACACTCCTGTCGTGTGTGAACACCACACAATGTGTTCGTTTCTCGCTATGTGCGGGAAATAAAGAATCGAACGTCGCTGAGATCGACAGTCCCCGCTTTTCCTTATATACTGATTCCGAGAGTGGAAACGTAACGCGACTTTGACGGGAGTAGACGGCTGTTTCACGGTGTGAGATGCGGGTTTCGGACGAGGCGACAGCTCTCGTTCCGGAGGCTCGAACATTTATAAGTGAGCCCGCCGGTTCGAACCAGAGCGACCGAATTCGAACAGTACAGGGCTACTGTGGCTCGATATGAGCACGAGACCGGGGCTGTCTCAGTTTCAGTGCGTTTCGTCGTCGAGGGGCTCGAGTGGGTCGTGGTTTCCGCGGTACACCTCGGGGCCGTCCTCGTTCGGCGCGGCCCACTCGCACGCGTTCTGGAGGACCTGCTGGACCTCCTCCTGGAAATAGATGGGATACGTCTCGTGGCCGGGACGGAAGTAGAACACCTTGCCTTCACCACGGTGGTAGCAACAGCCCGACCGGAACACTTCCCCACCCTCGAACCAGGAGTTGAACACCAGTGCGTCCGGTTGCGGGATGTCGAAGTGCTCGCCGTACATCTCGGCTCTGGGGACCTCGAACTGCTCGGGCAGGCCGTCGGTGATGGGGTGGCTCGGGTCGGTCACCCAGACCCGTTCCTTCTCGCCCTCGTCCCGCCACTTCAGGGCACAGCTGGTGCCCATGAGCTCGCGGAATATCTTCGAGAAGTGCCCGGAGTGGAGCACGAGGAGCCCCATCCCGTCGAGGACGTGCTCTTTCACGCGAGCGACCACGTCGTCGGATACCTCGTCGTGCGCCTTGTGGCCCCACCAGGTGAGCACGTCCGTCTCCGCGAGCACGTCCTCGGTCAACCCGTGCTCGGGTTCGTCGAGTGTCGCCGTCTCGACCTCGAAACCGGCCTCCCCGAGCGCATCGGCGATGGCCGCGTGGATCCCGTCGGGATACACCGCTGCGACCGCCTCGTTCTCTTGCTCGTGCCGGTACTCGTTCCAGACCGTGACTCTGATCGTCATGGTCGAACTATCCACGGGCATTCTGCATAAGAGTTGTCGGTCGTGGACGGTGATGTCACAGGTTTAAGTGCCGCGTTCACATACAGCCACCTAATGACAGATGGGCAGACAGCCGGGTCGAACACGCGGACGAACAAGGTCGACCGCGTCATCGAGGAGTACGACCTCGGCGACATCGGAGACGAACTGGAGCGACTGTGGCTCGGAGAGGGAGACGAACAGCAGAGTGTCCGGGACCTCGCGGAGTTGTTCAACAGACGGGTCCTGCAATCGGCGATAGACGCCAGTGACGTGTTCACCCTCGGCGAGAACGTCGATCACATCTACGATGCACTCACCGGCGGGGAGTCGGAGTCAGACGACCGGACACTCATCAGGGCGCGGCTCGAACAGAACGGAATCGACGTCGAGGCGGTCGAGCGGGACTTCGTCTCGCACCAGACCATCTACCGGTATCTCAAGAACCACCGGGATGCCGAGCAGCCCGAACCGACCGACGAGGAACGGGTCGAGAAGGCCGAACAGACCATCCAGCGCCTCCGCGGCCGGACGACGGCCGTGACCGAACGCTCGCTGGAAGGACTCCAGAAGAAGGGGACCATCTCGCTCGGTGATTTCAGTGTCCTCAACGACATCCAGGTGCTCTGTGACGACTGCGGGCGCAGCTACGACGTGGCCGACCTCCTCGCCCGGGGTGGCTGCGAGTGCGAGACCTGACTGTTACACACATAGGTCTGTAACTTTCTCTGCTATCCGTCCCCTTCGGCGGTCGTAGCCGCTCGTGTCGAAGGTGGATGTCCCCGTGTACGGAACCCGGTCGTCTGTGACTCTCGGTCAGACCTGCGCTGTAGTGAGTGCTGGCGCGCCTGCTAGACGGACCAGCATGCATGTTAGCGGGGGAAGGCCGATGCAACAGGCCCTCAGCTGTTCTGCTCTGGTGAACACCGACGTCCCAGCACGGTGGTGAGTTCGGAGATAGGTCGCCACGACTCCGGCCGGGCTGTCCCGGACACGCGACCGGTTCATGCTGTCTCTGCGACGCTGCCTCCGGCGTGAGTCTTCACGTGCCTGGACGCGGTGGAATCGCAGTTTCTCAGGTGGTTGCGCGATCTCGGAGGTGAGTGCGAGTGACACATGGGACTCCTCCTCCCCAAGTACCGCACCGTCGTACGGTTCTGCGGTCAAGATACGTCCAACTGCCTACTTTTCTGGCGCTGACTCCGGCCGTTCCGGAGTGGTGAACGATTCGCGGCAATAGTGACCGTTCCCCGACAACTGTGGCCGGCGCATGGCCGATCTCAGCGAGTGACGCCGTGAAAATGGAACCACTTGCGAAATACGGGGTCCACCAGCTCATTCCGCAAGAAACTGGTGAACGCGACGACTCTGGAGCGTTTCTGGGATTTCCACACCCAGGGATATCACTTCCCCTGCTCGTGGTATCACCGTCTCAGGACCCGTCTCGAGGGCCTGTGGGAGATAGCATCACAGGGGACGTGGCACACGCCGCGTTCAATCCGTATGAACGGGAAATCGAGATACACGTTCTCGTGGGGCACAGAGGTCGAAATCGCTGTCCGAACGCTCGCTCATGGCGCTCCAGTCGTGCGTTTTCTCGATTGCTGGAGTCAGGAACAGAGGTCGTCGTGACGACTCGCCGCGGAATCTATCATCAACGATATGGTGGGACGTGTTTTATCAGGCTGAACGCGAGACCCGGTCTCACTCGGTGACATTCCGGAGGCAATCGACGTGATTCAGGCCGTCTGCACCGTTGCGGTCGTTCGCCCGCCAGACCTTGCCGACGATGTCCGGTCGGCCGTCACCGTCGACGTCCAGCACCCGTGCGCAGTGCGAGCCGAGGTTCTCATCGAGAAGCACACGGCGCTCCCAGGTCTCGCCATCGGTGCCGAGACACCACCAGCGGGGCGTCACCGATTCCCCATCCGTCTTGTCGTTCTCCATCTCGGCCGTGACCACCTCCAGGCGTCCGTCTCCATCCAGGTCCGCCAGTTCCAGCGTGTGAAGTGCCCGTCTGTCGTCCTCGGCATCGAACAGCAATCGGTGTTCCCACGGGCCAGTGTCCGTCCTGGAGAGTACTGCCAGCCTCGCGTTCGCGTCGAGCTCTGACTCGGAGATGACGACCTCGAGGTCACCGTCGTCGTCGACGTCCCCGACAGCGATGCGGGTCTCGTGGTCCCAGTCCAGGGCCGGGTCGACGAGTGGGTGCTGCTGCCAGTCGGTCCCCTCCCCATCCACGTTCTGGAACCAGCCCTGGTTGGTGACGATGTCGAGGCCCGGGCCGTCCGAGATGTCCGCGACCGCCGTTCCATCTCCATCCAGCCCGGACGCGACGACGGTCGGTACCCACTCGCCGTCGCTCCCTATGTCGTCGAACACGACCAGAGAATGGTCTTTGACTCGTGCGACGATCTCCATCTCGCCATCGCCATCGACGTCCGCGGCCAGCAAGTCGTGGGGGCCGTTCTCGAATCCGTCGTAGACGACTCGGGCTGTTCCGAACGACTCCGCGGTCGGGTCTGCATCGACGACGAACAGGCGACTGCCCCACTCGCCGCAGACGATCTCGGGGCAGCCGTCACCGTCCACGTCCGTCGCAGTTGCACCGACGCCCGGGCGGAAGTCCGGCTCGAGTTCGTAGCGGTCCCAGCCGTCGGCCGTCCGGTCGTACAGGTGGTAGTACCCACCGTCGGGGGATAACCTGCCGCCGGTTGCGAACTCGTCGCGGCCGTCGCCGTCGAAGTCCGCCGCGGCGACGCCACCCCAGGCATCGTAGCCAGGTGACTCACCACCCCAGGAGATGTTGAATATCGTCGTATCCACGGTCTCGTGTTCGAACTGCAGGGCTTCGCGCATCGCTGAGTACCTTCGCACGGGGTGGTAAATAATTGAGGGGCAGGGGAGTTCCGGAGGAAACCGACAGCTTGCGTGTGGTTCGCGACCGAATCGAACGATACGGCCGACATCCGAACGGCCCACGTCCGGGAGCCACCGAACGC contains these protein-coding regions:
- a CDS encoding VCBS repeat-containing protein; the encoded protein is MREALQFEHETVDTTIFNISWGGESPGYDAWGGVAAADFDGDGRDEFATGGRLSPDGGYYHLYDRTADGWDRYELEPDFRPGVGATATDVDGDGCPEIVCGEWGSRLFVVDADPTAESFGTARVVYDGFENGPHDLLAADVDGDGEMEIVARVKDHSLVVFDDIGSDGEWVPTVVASGLDGDGTAVADISDGPGLDIVTNQGWFQNVDGEGTDWQQHPLVDPALDWDHETRIAVGDVDDDGDLEVVISESELDANARLAVLSRTDTGPWEHRLLFDAEDDRRALHTLELADLDGDGRLEVVTAEMENDKTDGESVTPRWWCLGTDGETWERRVLLDENLGSHCARVLDVDGDGRPDIVGKVWRANDRNGADGLNHVDCLRNVTE
- the rdfA gene encoding rod-determining factor RdfA, which encodes MTDGQTAGSNTRTNKVDRVIEEYDLGDIGDELERLWLGEGDEQQSVRDLAELFNRRVLQSAIDASDVFTLGENVDHIYDALTGGESESDDRTLIRARLEQNGIDVEAVERDFVSHQTIYRYLKNHRDAEQPEPTDEERVEKAEQTIQRLRGRTTAVTERSLEGLQKKGTISLGDFSVLNDIQVLCDDCGRSYDVADLLARGGCECET
- a CDS encoding ThuA domain-containing protein, whose protein sequence is MTIRVTVWNEYRHEQENEAVAAVYPDGIHAAIADALGEAGFEVETATLDEPEHGLTEDVLAETDVLTWWGHKAHDEVSDDVVARVKEHVLDGMGLLVLHSGHFSKIFRELMGTSCALKWRDEGEKERVWVTDPSHPITDGLPEQFEVPRAEMYGEHFDIPQPDALVFNSWFEGGEVFRSGCCYHRGEGKVFYFRPGHETYPIYFQEEVQQVLQNACEWAAPNEDGPEVYRGNHDPLEPLDDETH